One part of the Vitis riparia cultivar Riparia Gloire de Montpellier isolate 1030 chromosome 6, EGFV_Vit.rip_1.0, whole genome shotgun sequence genome encodes these proteins:
- the LOC117915732 gene encoding ABC transporter G family member 15-like isoform X1 yields MEIEVANGGGGGRSGEGHDGRAKYLVWEDLTVVLPNFGNGPTKRLLHGLSGCAEAGRIMAIMGPSGSGKSTLLDSLAGRLAGNVIMTGNVLLNGKKRRLDYGGVAYVTQEDVLLGTLTVKETLSYSAHLRLPSSMTREEVDEIVEGTIMEMGLQDCSDRLVGNWHLRGISGGEKKRVSIALEILSRPRLLFLDEPTSGLDSASAFFVTHTLRNIARDGRIVISSIHQPSSEVFALFDDLFMLSGGETIYSGEAKKAVEFFDEAGFPCPSRRNPSDHFLRCINSDFDVVTATLKGSQRKYEIQSTDPLMNLATAEIKAMLVRKYKLSEYANRARARIQEISTIEGLVSESERGSQARWWKQLSTLTRRSSVNMSRDIGYYWLRVIIYTVVSVCVGTIYFDVGTGYTSILARGACGGFVSGFMTFMSIGGFPSFIEEMKVFYRERLNGHYGILVFILSNFLSSLPFLIGMSLTTTTIIYYTVKLQPGFLHYTFGFLTLLSSIAVVESIMMIVASLVPNFLLGMITGAGIIGIMMMTSGFFRLLPDIPKPVWRYPISYINYGAWALQGAYKNELIGLEFDPPFPGEPKLKGEHILTTILGVRMDHSKWWDLTAVVIILISYRVLFFTILKLRERTSPLFRRLYTKRTLHHLEKRPSFRKKPSFPSKRHQTLNSLSSQEGLNSPLH; encoded by the exons ATGGAGATAGAGGTGGCAAATGGTGGTGGAGGGGGTAGGAGTGGTGAAGGCCATGACGGGAGAGCAAAGTATCTGGTGTGGGAAGATCTGACGGTGGTGCTGCCAAATTTTGGGAATGGACCCACAAAGAGGTTGCTTCATGGGCTCAGTGGGTGTGCTGAGGCCGGTAGGATCATGGCCATTATGGGTCCTTCTGGCTCTGGCAAATCCACGCTTCTCGATTCCTTGGCAG GTAGGCTTGCAGGAAATGTTATTATGACTGGAAATGTGCTACTTAATGGGAAAAAGAGGAGACTAGACTATGGTGGTGTT GCTTATGTGACTCAAGAGGATGTTTTGTTGGGAACTCTAACAGTGAAAGAAACACTGTCATACTCAGCTCACCTGAGGCTTCCATCTTCCATGACCAGAGAGGAGGTTGATGAGATTGTAGAGGGAACAATCATGGAAATGGGACTCCAAGATTGCTCTGATCGGTTGGTCGGAAACTGGCATCTCAGAGGCATAAGTGGGGGTGAAAAGAAGAGAGTCAGCATTGCACTAGAAATCCTATCGAGGCCTCGTCTCTTGTTTCTTGATGAACCTACTAGCGGCCTTGACAGTGCCTCAGCTTTTTTCGTGACTCACACTCTGCGAAACATAGCTCGTGATGGCAGAATAGTCATCTCTTCTATCCACCAGCCGAGTAGTGAAGTATTTGCACTCTTTGATGACCTTTTCATGCTTTCTGGTGGCGAGACGATTTACTCTGGAGAAGCAAAGAAGGCTGTAGAG TTCTTTGATGAAGCTGGTTTTCCATGCCCAAGTAGAAGAAATCCTTCTGATCACTTCCTTCGCTGTATTAATTCAGACTTTGATGTTGTTACTGCCACCTTGAAGGGatctcaaagaaaatat GAAATCCAATCAACAGATCCTTTGATGAACTTGGCAACAGCAGAGATCAAAGCAATGCTTGTTCGAAAATACAAACTCTCAGAATATGCAAACAGGGCAAGAGCTAGGATTCAGGAAATCTCAACCATT GAAGGACTCGTGAGTGAATCTGAAAGGGGGAGCCAAGCAAGATGGTGGAAGCAGCTGTCCACACTGACACGACGCTCTTCTGTGAACATGTCTAGAGATATAGGTTATTACTGGTTAAGAGTAATAATATATACAGTTGTATCTGTTTGTGTTGGTACCATCTATTTCGATGTTGGCACTGGCTATACTTCAATCCTTGCACGGGGAGCTTGTGGCGGATTTGTATCAGGCTTTATGACATTCATGTCCATTGGAGGTTTCCCATCCTTCATTGAAGAAATGAAG GTGTTTTATAGAGAAAGGCTCAATGGGCACTACGGAATTTTGGTGTTTATCCTATCAAACTTCCTCTCTTCACTCCCATTCTTGATTGGAATGTCACTTACTACCACAACTATCATTTACTACACGGTGAAACTCCAGCCAGGATTTCTCCATTATACGTTTGGCTTCCTCACTCTTCTTAGCTCCATTGCTGTTGTTGAGAGCATCATGATGATTGTAGCTTCGCTGGTTCCCAACTTCTTGCTAGGAATGATAACCGGTGCTGGAATCATC GGAATCATGATGATGACATCTGGGTTTTTCCGATTGCTGCCTGATATTCCCAAGCCAGTTTGGCGCTACCCAATTTCATATATCAATTATGGAGCATGGGCTTTGCAG GGGGCATACAAGAATGAACTGATAGGGCTCGAGTTTGATCCTCCATTTCCTGGTGAACCAAAACTGAAAGGCGAGCATATCCTCACAACTATCCTGGGTGTTCGAATGGATCATTCCAAGTGGTGGGACTTGACTGCTGTTGTAATCATTCTCATATCATACAGAGTTCTCTTCTTCACTATTCTCAAGTTGAGGGAGAGAACTTCACCATTGTTCCGAAGGCTTTACACCAAGAGAACTCTGCATCATCTTGAGAAGAGGCCATCATTCAGGAAGAAGCCATCATTTCCTTCAAAGAGGCACCAAACTCTCAATTCGTTGTCTTCTCAAGAGGGTCTTAACTCTCCCCTTCATTAG
- the LOC117915732 gene encoding ABC transporter G family member 15-like isoform X2, which yields MDPQRGCFMGSVGVLRPVGSWPLWVLLALANPRFSIPWQAYVTQEDVLLGTLTVKETLSYSAHLRLPSSMTREEVDEIVEGTIMEMGLQDCSDRLVGNWHLRGISGGEKKRVSIALEILSRPRLLFLDEPTSGLDSASAFFVTHTLRNIARDGRIVISSIHQPSSEVFALFDDLFMLSGGETIYSGEAKKAVEFFDEAGFPCPSRRNPSDHFLRCINSDFDVVTATLKGSQRKYEIQSTDPLMNLATAEIKAMLVRKYKLSEYANRARARIQEISTIEGLVSESERGSQARWWKQLSTLTRRSSVNMSRDIGYYWLRVIIYTVVSVCVGTIYFDVGTGYTSILARGACGGFVSGFMTFMSIGGFPSFIEEMKVFYRERLNGHYGILVFILSNFLSSLPFLIGMSLTTTTIIYYTVKLQPGFLHYTFGFLTLLSSIAVVESIMMIVASLVPNFLLGMITGAGIIGIMMMTSGFFRLLPDIPKPVWRYPISYINYGAWALQGAYKNELIGLEFDPPFPGEPKLKGEHILTTILGVRMDHSKWWDLTAVVIILISYRVLFFTILKLRERTSPLFRRLYTKRTLHHLEKRPSFRKKPSFPSKRHQTLNSLSSQEGLNSPLH from the exons ATGGACCCACAAAGAGGTTGCTTCATGGGCTCAGTGGGTGTGCTGAGGCCGGTAGGATCATGGCCATTATGGGTCCTTCTGGCTCTGGCAAATCCACGCTTCTCGATTCCTTGGCAG GCTTATGTGACTCAAGAGGATGTTTTGTTGGGAACTCTAACAGTGAAAGAAACACTGTCATACTCAGCTCACCTGAGGCTTCCATCTTCCATGACCAGAGAGGAGGTTGATGAGATTGTAGAGGGAACAATCATGGAAATGGGACTCCAAGATTGCTCTGATCGGTTGGTCGGAAACTGGCATCTCAGAGGCATAAGTGGGGGTGAAAAGAAGAGAGTCAGCATTGCACTAGAAATCCTATCGAGGCCTCGTCTCTTGTTTCTTGATGAACCTACTAGCGGCCTTGACAGTGCCTCAGCTTTTTTCGTGACTCACACTCTGCGAAACATAGCTCGTGATGGCAGAATAGTCATCTCTTCTATCCACCAGCCGAGTAGTGAAGTATTTGCACTCTTTGATGACCTTTTCATGCTTTCTGGTGGCGAGACGATTTACTCTGGAGAAGCAAAGAAGGCTGTAGAG TTCTTTGATGAAGCTGGTTTTCCATGCCCAAGTAGAAGAAATCCTTCTGATCACTTCCTTCGCTGTATTAATTCAGACTTTGATGTTGTTACTGCCACCTTGAAGGGatctcaaagaaaatat GAAATCCAATCAACAGATCCTTTGATGAACTTGGCAACAGCAGAGATCAAAGCAATGCTTGTTCGAAAATACAAACTCTCAGAATATGCAAACAGGGCAAGAGCTAGGATTCAGGAAATCTCAACCATT GAAGGACTCGTGAGTGAATCTGAAAGGGGGAGCCAAGCAAGATGGTGGAAGCAGCTGTCCACACTGACACGACGCTCTTCTGTGAACATGTCTAGAGATATAGGTTATTACTGGTTAAGAGTAATAATATATACAGTTGTATCTGTTTGTGTTGGTACCATCTATTTCGATGTTGGCACTGGCTATACTTCAATCCTTGCACGGGGAGCTTGTGGCGGATTTGTATCAGGCTTTATGACATTCATGTCCATTGGAGGTTTCCCATCCTTCATTGAAGAAATGAAG GTGTTTTATAGAGAAAGGCTCAATGGGCACTACGGAATTTTGGTGTTTATCCTATCAAACTTCCTCTCTTCACTCCCATTCTTGATTGGAATGTCACTTACTACCACAACTATCATTTACTACACGGTGAAACTCCAGCCAGGATTTCTCCATTATACGTTTGGCTTCCTCACTCTTCTTAGCTCCATTGCTGTTGTTGAGAGCATCATGATGATTGTAGCTTCGCTGGTTCCCAACTTCTTGCTAGGAATGATAACCGGTGCTGGAATCATC GGAATCATGATGATGACATCTGGGTTTTTCCGATTGCTGCCTGATATTCCCAAGCCAGTTTGGCGCTACCCAATTTCATATATCAATTATGGAGCATGGGCTTTGCAG GGGGCATACAAGAATGAACTGATAGGGCTCGAGTTTGATCCTCCATTTCCTGGTGAACCAAAACTGAAAGGCGAGCATATCCTCACAACTATCCTGGGTGTTCGAATGGATCATTCCAAGTGGTGGGACTTGACTGCTGTTGTAATCATTCTCATATCATACAGAGTTCTCTTCTTCACTATTCTCAAGTTGAGGGAGAGAACTTCACCATTGTTCCGAAGGCTTTACACCAAGAGAACTCTGCATCATCTTGAGAAGAGGCCATCATTCAGGAAGAAGCCATCATTTCCTTCAAAGAGGCACCAAACTCTCAATTCGTTGTCTTCTCAAGAGGGTCTTAACTCTCCCCTTCATTAG